The Chelonia mydas isolate rCheMyd1 chromosome 3, rCheMyd1.pri.v2, whole genome shotgun sequence genome includes a region encoding these proteins:
- the LYRM2 gene encoding LYR motif-containing protein 2: protein MAASRLPPAALTLKQFLRRQQVLQLYRRILQAIRQVPTETDRHYLKEWAREEFKRNKDATDEDAIRMMITQGNMQLQELERTLQLANS from the exons ATGGCCGCGTCCCGGCTGCCTCCGGCGGCGCTGACGCTGAAGCAG TTCTTGAGACGGCAGCAGGTTCTTCAGTTATACAGAAGAATTCTCCAGGCTATTCGTCAGGTACCTACTGAAACTGATAGGCACTATCTAAAGGAGTGGGCAAGGGAAGAAttcaaaagaaataaagatgCAACAGATGAG GATGCAATTAGGATGATGATTACTCAGGGCAACATGCAGCTTCAGGAGCTTGAGAGAACACTTCAGCTGGCAAACTCCTAA